One segment of Actinomycetota bacterium DNA contains the following:
- a CDS encoding Hsp20/alpha crystallin family protein gives MTEAFWNRDDFDEVTAMRREMERFFSHMPRWKKPSAVFEKAWKPLCDVYECPDCFVVVMELAGVDEEQVEVTLRGRLLTIRGRRQPIRPPGVRKTYLLEVNYGEFERNLELPADIDADATQAVYRQGFLEITLPKRKEERPRSLDASSE, from the coding sequence GTGACGGAAGCTTTCTGGAACCGGGACGATTTCGACGAAGTGACGGCGATGCGCCGGGAAATGGAGCGCTTCTTCAGCCACATGCCGCGCTGGAAGAAGCCTTCCGCCGTCTTCGAGAAGGCCTGGAAGCCACTGTGCGACGTCTACGAGTGCCCCGACTGTTTCGTGGTGGTGATGGAGCTGGCGGGCGTCGACGAGGAGCAGGTGGAGGTGACCCTGCGCGGGAGGCTGCTCACCATACGCGGGAGACGGCAGCCCATCAGGCCACCGGGCGTGAGGAAGACCTATCTTCTCGAGGTGAACTACGGCGAGTTCGAGAGGAATCTCGAGCTGCCCGCGGATATCGATGCCGACGCCACCCAGGCCGTTTACCGCCAGGGATTCCTGGAGATAACCCTGCCAAAACGGAAAGAGGAGCGCCCGCGCAGCCTCGATGCCAGCAGCGAGTGA
- a CDS encoding BMP family ABC transporter substrate-binding protein produces MALRSRIATVATLSLASAVMFLAPVSCSRPEPPFRVAIYGFAEGEPGHERSEMLSYACDKVEAELGAEAEMMDPGGNALGSGTGGTEDGAYRLVIALGKSAAEGVLASRQGASDVPLVALGLPPDAGVSGGDGVTAVRYRVEEGAYLCGYLAGRLTEGKDHPLTNALPVVAFLGAKSDAMTEWYRAGFVSGVKAALPAGNVLVYTLEDTAAASKARSLAEEAAKKGADIVFCAPGEFVSEVIEVAEEKNILVIPAGADLHGSSPEHVLTSLILRDDNAVFRAVQMAMDGKLVPGQFVWGIREGTWCLAPFRGHDLHVRRELKEALQREEERVAGMEFSP; encoded by the coding sequence ATGGCCTTGCGCAGTCGCATCGCGACCGTTGCCACACTGTCTCTCGCGTCGGCCGTCATGTTCCTAGCGCCCGTCTCCTGTTCCCGGCCGGAGCCTCCCTTCCGCGTGGCCATATACGGCTTTGCCGAAGGGGAACCGGGCCACGAACGCAGCGAGATGCTCTCTTACGCCTGCGATAAGGTGGAAGCGGAATTGGGGGCGGAGGCGGAAATGATGGACCCGGGCGGAAACGCGCTCGGGAGCGGAACGGGGGGAACGGAAGACGGTGCCTACCGGCTCGTCATAGCCCTGGGAAAAAGTGCAGCGGAAGGCGTCCTGGCCTCGCGACAGGGGGCGTCGGACGTGCCGCTGGTGGCGCTGGGCCTGCCGCCCGATGCCGGTGTTTCGGGCGGGGATGGAGTGACCGCCGTCCGCTACCGGGTGGAGGAGGGCGCGTACCTCTGCGGGTACCTTGCCGGCCGGCTTACCGAGGGGAAGGACCACCCGCTGACCAACGCGCTCCCCGTGGTCGCTTTCCTGGGAGCGAAAAGCGATGCCATGACGGAATGGTACCGCGCGGGGTTCGTCTCGGGGGTCAAGGCTGCCCTGCCCGCGGGCAACGTCCTCGTCTACACGCTGGAAGACACCGCTGCAGCGTCGAAAGCCAGGTCGCTGGCGGAAGAGGCGGCGAAAAAGGGAGCCGACATCGTCTTCTGCGCCCCCGGGGAGTTCGTGTCCGAGGTGATAGAGGTGGCGGAGGAGAAGAACATCCTGGTCATCCCCGCAGGTGCCGATCTCCACGGGTCTTCACCCGAGCACGTGCTGACCTCGCTCATCCTGCGAGACGACAACGCCGTCTTCAGGGCGGTGCAGATGGCCATGGACGGGAAGCTCGTGCCCGGGCAGTTTGTGTGGGGGATACGCGAGGGCACATGGTGCCTGGCCCCCTTCCGCGGCCACGATCTCCATGTACGCCGGGAGCTCAAGGAGGCCCTGCAGCGGGAGGAAGAGAGGGTCGCGGGAATGGAATTTTCTCCCTGA